In Nonlabens agnitus, the DNA window GCCAAAGCAAAACCTTGGTATAGCCGCCATCTTCAATAAACTGCATCCATTCTCCATTCGTCACCAGCTTATTTGAAATAGCATACGGCTCTACAAAAACCCGATGCCTAGGCAGTTCATTATCATAACAAAAAGTGTCTTCGTCATGCCCTATATGATAAATTCCATCATCAATGGGAATCATTTGTGCAGGCTGGTGCTCTACAAAAACCTCATTCTTTTGCGCTCCATAAATAGGCTGCAATGGGTTGTTGCCTAAAATGTATTTGATATCTGTAAGCAACAATTCTTGATGTTGCTTCTCGTGATGGATCCCTATTTCTATCACCTCTAGAACCTCTGCAGCTGGCTCGCTGTACAACAACTGTATCATTGCATTGGTGACATGCGCTCGATAGCTGTAGACATCAGAAACGCTGGGACGTGATAGATTACCGCGATCTGTTCGCACGACACGTTTTCCCATGCTTTCATAGTAACTGTTGAATACATAGGCATATCGCTCATCAAATCTTCGGTAGCCCGATAGATATTTGGTAAGCAGGAATTCTTCAAAAAACCAGGTCGTGTGTCCCAAATGCCATTTAGGTGGTGATACATCTACAATAGGCTGTACCACATAATCCTCTGTAGCCA includes these proteins:
- the egtB gene encoding ergothioneine biosynthesis protein EgtB, with translation MNQDQPLLELFNQTRADSENICKPLATEDYVVQPIVDVSPPKWHLGHTTWFFEEFLLTKYLSGYRRFDERYAYVFNSYYESMGKRVVRTDRGNLSRPSVSDVYSYRAHVTNAMIQLLYSEPAAEVLEVIEIGIHHEKQHQELLLTDIKYILGNNPLQPIYGAQKNEVFVEHQPAQMIPIDDGIYHIGHDEDTFCYDNELPRHRVFVEPYAISNKLVTNGEWMQFIEDGGYTKVLLWHTEGWDWVQKNDINAPMYWFNDNGTWNNYLLSGSLEIDKNAAVTHISYYEAYAFAQWKGLRLPTEFEWEIAQDKFKWGERWEWTESAYLPYPNYQKPDGALGEYNGKFMVNQKVLRGSSIATAANHARPTYRNFFHPYLRWQFTGLRLAQSL